In the genome of Candidatus Eremiobacteraceae bacterium, one region contains:
- a CDS encoding cytochrome c oxidase subunit 3: MASHALTMDDAQYSEQRDHRLLGFLLFLISDCIIFSSFIFTYLYLRSAAPVWPPPGVKPADLYMAGVNSIVLFGSGATMHFAMESFKHGKHLKFYWWLLGTIVLGSMFLGGQAIEYTNLIHESTLWAGSIYGASFFTLTGLHGFHVLIGVCFLVVVLNQTLSGTYTQARYFGLTAASLYWHFVDVIWVALFSILYVWR; this comes from the coding sequence ATGGCAAGCCACGCCCTGACGATGGACGACGCGCAATACTCCGAACAGCGGGATCACCGCCTGCTCGGCTTTCTGCTTTTTCTGATCAGCGACTGCATCATCTTCTCGTCGTTCATCTTCACGTATCTCTATCTGCGCAGCGCGGCGCCGGTGTGGCCCCCGCCGGGCGTCAAGCCGGCGGATCTTTATATGGCCGGCGTCAACTCCATCGTGCTGTTCGGAAGCGGCGCCACGATGCACTTCGCCATGGAATCGTTCAAGCACGGCAAGCATCTGAAGTTCTATTGGTGGCTGCTCGGAACGATCGTGCTCGGCTCCATGTTCTTGGGCGGTCAAGCCATCGAATACACGAATCTCATCCATGAGAGCACGCTCTGGGCCGGCAGCATCTACGGCGCGTCGTTCTTCACGCTCACCGGTCTCCACGGCTTTCACGTGCTCATCGGCGTGTGTTTCCTTGTCGTCGTGCTCAATCAGACTTTGTCGGGCACCTATACGCAAGCGCGCTATTTCGGTCTAACCGCCGCTTCGCTGTACTGGCACTTCGTCGACGTCATCTGGGTAGCGCTGTTCAGCATCCTGTACGTGTGGCGCTAG
- the ctaD gene encoding cytochrome c oxidase subunit I, with the protein MAVADVAHAPIGHIHPPPETFVQKYVFSFDHKVIAVQYFITTGLFFVLAGLLAELMRAQLAGPNNHVLSVTTYNEAYTVHGSAMVWLVIIPVLTGAFGNLVMPLQIGARDVAFPWLNMFSFWLLPPAGIFLFGSFLLGAPEAGWTEYPPISLQEPAGTSMWCVAIFLIGVSSTITGINFLVTIIKMRAPGMTWTRMPLFVWATAVTAFLSFIATANLSAALAALFIERVFNVPFYDPSRGGSPVVWQHVFWFYSHPAVYIMILPAFGIVSEIIPTFARRPIFGYKAIAYSSTAIGLMSFMVWAHHMFTSGLAQWVQLPFMALTMLIAVPTGIKVFSWVATLWAGKIRLASPLLFVLGFLSTFTFGGITGIFLASVPVDIHEHATYFVVAHLHYVLFGGSIFGIFAGLYFWWPKMTGRMLDERLAKLHFWLMFVSFNATFLPMHWIGLFGMPRRVATYDPIYGETNLFISISAFVLGASFIVFAYNALKSAMNGEASGPNPWGARTLEWMIPSPPPYYNFDRIPIVLAGPYDYGQPLPYRDVPPEYLTARPLH; encoded by the coding sequence ATGGCAGTCGCCGACGTAGCCCACGCCCCCATCGGGCATATCCATCCGCCGCCCGAGACGTTCGTCCAAAAATATGTCTTCAGCTTCGATCACAAAGTGATCGCCGTCCAATATTTCATCACCACGGGGCTGTTCTTCGTGCTTGCCGGTCTGCTCGCCGAACTCATGCGGGCGCAGCTCGCCGGACCCAACAATCACGTCTTAAGCGTTACCACCTACAACGAAGCGTACACCGTGCACGGCTCGGCGATGGTCTGGCTCGTGATCATTCCCGTATTGACGGGTGCGTTCGGCAACCTCGTCATGCCGTTGCAGATCGGCGCGCGCGACGTCGCGTTTCCGTGGCTCAACATGTTCAGCTTCTGGCTCTTGCCGCCGGCGGGCATATTTCTGTTCGGCAGCTTCTTGCTCGGCGCGCCGGAAGCGGGCTGGACGGAATATCCGCCGATCAGCCTGCAAGAGCCGGCTGGGACGAGCATGTGGTGCGTCGCCATCTTTTTGATCGGCGTCTCGAGCACGATCACCGGCATCAACTTCTTGGTCACGATCATCAAGATGCGCGCGCCGGGCATGACGTGGACGCGCATGCCGCTCTTCGTCTGGGCCACCGCGGTCACCGCATTTCTCTCGTTCATCGCCACCGCGAATCTCTCGGCGGCGCTCGCGGCGCTCTTCATCGAGCGCGTCTTCAACGTGCCGTTCTACGATCCGTCGCGCGGCGGGAGCCCAGTGGTCTGGCAGCACGTCTTCTGGTTCTACTCGCATCCGGCCGTGTACATCATGATATTGCCGGCGTTCGGCATCGTCTCTGAGATCATCCCGACGTTTGCGCGACGGCCCATCTTCGGCTATAAAGCCATCGCCTACTCGTCCACGGCGATCGGGCTCATGTCGTTCATGGTGTGGGCGCACCACATGTTCACGAGCGGTCTTGCGCAGTGGGTGCAGCTGCCGTTCATGGCGCTCACCATGCTGATCGCCGTCCCCACCGGCATCAAAGTATTCAGCTGGGTGGCAACCCTGTGGGCGGGGAAGATCCGGCTGGCCTCGCCGCTGCTGTTCGTGCTCGGATTCCTATCCACGTTCACGTTCGGCGGCATCACCGGCATCTTCTTGGCCTCGGTACCCGTGGACATCCACGAACACGCGACGTATTTCGTGGTGGCGCACCTGCACTACGTGCTGTTCGGCGGCAGCATTTTCGGCATCTTCGCCGGGTTGTATTTCTGGTGGCCGAAGATGACGGGCCGCATGCTCGACGAGCGCCTTGCGAAGCTGCATTTCTGGCTTATGTTCGTGAGCTTCAACGCCACCTTCTTGCCCATGCATTGGATCGGACTGTTCGGGATGCCGCGCCGGGTCGCCACATACGATCCCATCTACGGCGAGACGAATCTCTTCATCTCGATCTCGGCCTTTGTGCTTGGGGCGTCGTTCATCGTCTTCGCGTATAACGCGCTCAAGAGCGCGATGAACGGCGAAGCGTCCGGGCCTAACCCCTGGGGTGCCCGCACTCTCGAATGGATGATCCCCTCCCCGCCGCCGTACTACAACTTCGACCGCATTCCGATCGTGCTTGCCGGACCCTACGACTACGGCCAGCCGTTGCCGTATCGCGATGTGCCGCCGGAATACCTCACCGCCAGGCCGCTTCACTAG
- the coxB gene encoding cytochrome c oxidase subunit II, which produces MSQEPGDYRIDSGFWRAVIVMGVISALGMWGVVVFPIDHFLKEAAQPAGDIDWLFRFMSFFSVPILVYVNGFLIYFAIRYRKRPADSMEAVGSPIHDHHALEAWWTAIPAVLMLALGLLSYRVLPEYYGAQASTVTMEAIGHKWDFEFRYPGLKQSVYNDLYLPVNVPVTMDITSSEVKEEDAVIHSFWVPEFRVKQDMVPGMVVPIHFTPDVVGTYRIICTEFCGLGHSDMWGKVHVVSQSDFDAWFSKQQHQAASAGPSVQLNHGDAAAGQALFQQKCSTCHNAAPFDQKKVGPGLADLFDDPKHPMLVDGKKADPADAAAILEKGYSGVMGTMPNMQANGLSPADIANLIAYLQTLRK; this is translated from the coding sequence TTGAGCCAGGAACCCGGCGACTACCGGATCGATAGCGGCTTTTGGAGAGCCGTTATCGTCATGGGCGTCATCAGCGCGCTCGGCATGTGGGGCGTGGTCGTCTTTCCGATCGACCACTTTCTCAAGGAGGCCGCGCAGCCTGCCGGCGATATCGACTGGCTCTTCCGGTTCATGTCGTTCTTCAGCGTGCCCATCCTCGTCTACGTCAATGGCTTCCTGATCTATTTCGCCATTCGTTACCGCAAGCGCCCGGCCGATTCTATGGAAGCGGTCGGCTCGCCGATACACGATCATCACGCGCTTGAGGCGTGGTGGACTGCCATCCCGGCGGTGCTCATGCTCGCGCTCGGTTTGCTCAGCTACAGAGTTCTGCCCGAGTACTACGGGGCGCAAGCTTCGACGGTCACGATGGAGGCCATCGGGCACAAATGGGATTTCGAATTCCGCTATCCGGGTTTGAAGCAGTCGGTGTACAACGACCTCTACTTGCCGGTCAACGTGCCGGTGACGATGGACATCACATCGTCGGAGGTCAAAGAAGAAGACGCCGTCATCCACTCGTTTTGGGTCCCCGAGTTCCGGGTGAAACAAGACATGGTTCCCGGCATGGTCGTGCCCATTCATTTCACGCCGGACGTCGTCGGGACGTACAGGATAATCTGCACCGAGTTCTGCGGTCTCGGCCACTCCGACATGTGGGGCAAAGTGCACGTGGTCTCTCAGTCGGATTTCGACGCGTGGTTCTCCAAACAACAGCATCAGGCAGCATCGGCCGGCCCGTCCGTGCAGCTCAATCACGGTGACGCGGCCGCCGGCCAAGCGCTCTTCCAGCAGAAGTGCTCGACGTGCCACAATGCCGCGCCGTTCGACCAGAAGAAAGTGGGGCCGGGTCTGGCCGATCTTTTCGACGATCCGAAGCATCCGATGCTCGTCGACGGCAAGAAGGCCGACCCCGCCGATGCGGCCGCGATTCTCGAGAAGGGCTACTCGGGTGTCATGGGTACCATGCCCAACATGCAGGCCAACGGATTGAGCCCCGCCGACATCGCAAACCTCATCGCGTACCTGCAGACGCTGCGCAAGTAG